In Gopherus flavomarginatus isolate rGopFla2 chromosome 5, rGopFla2.mat.asm, whole genome shotgun sequence, one DNA window encodes the following:
- the LOC127051541 gene encoding uncharacterized protein LOC127051541, whose product MGCRSLMMRWRGFSWGLYVMASGVLLVSLLGLSCSRRLLGTRLALLICFLISSRVPRSLLLQDKPKRETNRTPLAITYSPQLKPLQRIIKDLQPILDNDPTLSQALGGRPILAHRQPANLKHILTSNCTPHHNNSCSGTNPCNKPRCQLCPHIYTSDTITGPNQISHTITGSFTCTSTNVIYAIICQQCPSAMYIGQTGQSLRKRINGHKSDIRNGNIQKPVGEHFNLPGHTIADLKVAILQQKNFRTRLQRETAELQFICKFDTISSGLNKDCEWLANYRTSFSSLGFHTSTARTGPHPP is encoded by the exons atgggttgtagatccttgatgatgcgttggaggggttttagctgggggctgtatgtgatggccagtggagtcctgttggtttctctcttgggtttgtcttgcagtaggaggcttctgggtacacgtctggctctgttgatctgtttccttatttcctc acgtgtacccagaagcctcctactgcaagacaaacccaagagagaaaccaacaggactccactggccatcacatacagcccccagctaaaacccctccaacgcatcatcaaggatctacaacccatcctggacaatgatcccacactttcacaggccttgggtggcaggccaatccttgcccacagacaacctgccaacctgaaacatattctcaccagcaactgcacaccacaccataataactcttgctcaggaaccaatccatgcaacaaacctcgatgccaactctgcccacatatctacaccagcgacaccatcacaggacctaaccagatcagccacaccatcactggttcattcacctgcacatccaccaatgtaatatacgccatcatatgccagcaatgcccctctgctatgtacatcggccaaactggacagtctctacggaaaaggataaatggacacaaatcagacattaggaatggcaatatacaaaaacctgtaggagagcacttcaacctccctggccacactatagcagaccttaaggtggccatcctgcagcaaaaaaacttcaggaccagacttcaaagagaaactgctgagcttcagttcatctgcaaatttgacaccatcagctcaggattgaacaaagactgtgaatggcttgccaattacagaaccagtttctcctctcttggttttcacacctcaactgctagaacagggcctcatcctccctga